A single window of Eucalyptus grandis isolate ANBG69807.140 chromosome 1, ASM1654582v1, whole genome shotgun sequence DNA harbors:
- the LOC104442253 gene encoding LOW QUALITY PROTEIN: 4-hydroxyphenylpyruvate dioxygenase (The sequence of the model RefSeq protein was modified relative to this genomic sequence to represent the inferred CDS: substituted 3 bases at 3 genomic stop codons): MEGLGRQVSVDDGGDAEDSSGWSFHRIRERRTAMATRSSWPVETGIGASRRGVLSGGSQGFGRKSKEVFSNTRHFHHVELWCTDATRASRRFSWGLGMPVVAKSNLSTGNNTHASYLXSSNDLCLLFIAPYCPSIATSGGLQPSSIASLPSFSYSACVTFATKHGLGVRAVEVEVEDAATAFHISITYGARPVSPPVILDSAATIAEVHLYGHVVFRYVSYKTQASNRNNSSPNSXFLPRFKPLDEVSSFPLDFGIQRLDHAVGSVHKLSPVVSYXKRFTGFHEFAKFTEDDIGTEESGLNSITLANNDETVLLPMTKPVFETKRRSPIQTYLEHNEGPGVQHLALMSEDIFWTLKEMRMQSAVGGFEFMPPPPPTYYRNPKGQARDVLTDEKIKECEELGIMVDRDDKDGTLLQIFTKPVGDRPTIFIEIIQRVGCMLTDDHGKLYQKGACGGFGKGNFSELFKSLEEYEKTFDAQRVAALASA; this comes from the exons ATGGAGGGGCTGGGACGGCAAGTCAGCGTTGACGATGGCGGCGACGCGGAGGACAGCAGTGGCTGGTCGTTCCATAGGATAAGAGAACGACGCACGGCGATGGCAACCAGATCTAGTTGGCCTGTCGAGACCGGGATCGGGGCTTCACGAAGGGGCGTGCTAAGCGGTGGCAGCCAGGGTTTCGGGCGGAAAAG TAAAGAAGTTTTTTCCAACACCCGCCACTTCCACCACGTTGAGTTGTGGTGCACCGACGCCACCAGAGCCTCTCGCCGCTTCTCTTGGGGCCTTGGCATGCCCGTTGTCGCAAAGTCCAACCTCTCCACTGGCAACAACACTCATGCCTCCTATCTCTGAAGCTCCAACGACCTCTGCCTCCTCTTCATTGCTCCCTATTGCCCATCCATTGCCACCTCTGGCGGCCTCCAACCCTCCTCCATAGCATCCCTCCCCTCATTTTCCTATTCCGCCTGTGTCACCTTTGCTACCAAGCACGGGCTAGGCGTCCGTGCCGTCGAGGTTGAGGTTGAGGATGCCGCTACTGCCTTCCACATTAGCATCACCTATGGTGCAAGGCCGGTCTCCCCGCCGGTCATCCTCGATAGTGCCGCCACCATCGCTGAGGTCCACCTTTATGGTCACGTTGTTTTCCGCTATGTTAGCTACAAAACCCAGGCTTCCAATCGCAACAACTCCTCTCCAAACTCCTAGTTCTTGCCTCGGTTCAAGCCGTTGGACGAGGTCTCCTCCTTCCCGCTAGACTTTGGAATCCAGAGGCTCGACCATGCCGTCGGGAGTGTCCATAAGCTCAGTCCGGTGGTCTCGTACTAGAAGAGGTTCACCGGCTTCCATGAGTTTGCTAAGTTCACCGAGGACGACATTGGGACTGAGGAGAGTGGGCTTAACTCGATCACGCTGGCGAAcaacgatgagacggtcctccTGCCAATGACCAAGCCAGTGTTCGAGACGAAGAGGAGGAGCCCAATCCAAACATACCTGGAGCACAACGAGGGCCCGGGGGTGCAGCATCTGGCGCTGATGAGCGAGGACATCTTCTGGACGCTGAAGGAGATGAGGATGCAGAGCGCCGTTGGTGGGTTCGAGTTcatgccaccgccaccgcccaCGTATTACCGAAACCCAAAGGGCCAAGCAAGGGACGTGTTGACGGACGAGAAGATCAAGGAGTGCGAGGAGCTGGGGATTATGGTGGACAGGGATGACAAGG ATGGGACACTGCTCCAGATATTCACTAAGCCTGTGGGTGATAG GCCAACCATATTCATAGAGATCATACAGAGAGTGGGGTGCATGCTCACAGACGATCACGGAAAATTGTACCAGAAGGGCGCGTGCGGAGGGTTTGGGAAGGGCAACTTCTCGGAGCTCTTCAAGTCCCTTGAGGAGTATGAGAAGACGTTCGACGCCCAACGAGTTGCTGCACTGGCCTCTGCCTGA
- the LOC120286709 gene encoding proline-rich protein 36-like, producing the protein MNDNRKFSLSSNGRVHDMPTPAPPPPASTCRLHLHPALLATAPESPSSAPADHTPQPASAPSSLLQPIPQQLASCRSTLPRLSDRQPSPLVAPPATVASRLACSPPRLATTRLCSAREAYAAAKPLHQPDEAATVPIRDDPDAAPGPFIADPPATARHLLLLARRCNRSGFPLPHRASLHPRRLCSDTQQIRSEPFHQPDEVTARRRSSAVAAESPPEQPSTPPSADPPPHASASSPTPGGPLCTSNDALLRAHLRPSSTPQQPPATLSCSAPLPAGRCC; encoded by the exons ATGAACGATAACAGAAAGTTTTCTCTATCATCAAATGGGAGAGTGCACGACATG CCAACGCCGGCACCGCCTCCGCCGGCGTCTACCTGCCGCCTGCACCTCCACCCGGCGCTGCTCGCCACCGCGCCGGAGTCCCCCTCATCCGCGCCAGCAGACCACACCCCGCAACCCGCGAGCGCACCCTCGTCACTCCTGCAGCCCATCCCGCAGCAGCTCGCCTCCTGCCGGTCGACGCTCCCGCGCCTGAGTGACCGCCAACCATCGCCGCTCGTCGCTCCGCCCGCCACCGTCGCGTCCCGTCTGGCCTGCAGCCCGCCCCGACTCGCGACGACCCGGCTCTGCTCTGCCCGCGAAGCCTACGCTGCTGCCAAGCCGCTCCACCAGCCTGACGAAGCCGCCACTGTGCCGATCCGCGACGACCCCGACGCTGCTCCTGGTCCGTTCATCGCCGATCCGCCTGCGACAGCCCGACACCTTCTCTTGCTCGCTCGTCGCTGCAACCGCTCGGGTTTTCCTCTGCCGCACCGTGCCTCGCTTCACCCGCGACGCCTTTGCTCCGACACCCAGCAGATCCGCTCCGAGCCGTTCCACCAGCCCGACGAAGTCACAGCCCGACGCCGATCCTCCGCCGTTGCTGCCGAATCGCCTCCGGAGCAGCCATCGACTCCACCGAGCGCCGATCCACCGCCGCACGCCTCTGCCTCTAGTCCGACTCCCGGCGGTCCCCTCTGCACCAGCAACGACGCCCTGCTCCGCGCGCACCTCAGACCGTCGTCAACGCCACAGCAACCGCCGGCGACTCTGAGCTGCTCCGCCCCCTTGCCCGCTGGTCGCTGCTGCTGA
- the LOC120291595 gene encoding uncharacterized protein LOC120291595 codes for MNTCCQGPEGSKIPPMEKSQNALTIGPSLRLQGSLVPFFSFKRPSLGQENQVKVLNKLASARASGAGSSSRVLTDLVEGLEEAAVAVELRLKINQSHPDLKGGSF; via the exons ATGAACACATGCTGTCAAG GTCCAGAAGGTTCTAAAATTCCACCAATGGAAAAGTCTCAAAATGCTTTAACTATTGGTCCATCATTACGACTTCAAGGATCGTTAGTACcgttcttctctttcaaacgGCCATCCCTTGGTCAAGAGAATCAA GTCAAAGTTCTCAACAAACTTGCTTCAGCTCGAGCTTCAGGAGCAGGTAGTAGCAGCAGAGTCTTGACAGATTTGGTAGAGGGTCTAGAAGAAGCAGCTGTTGCTGTAGAATTGAGGTTGAAGATCAACCAGAGTCATCCGGACTTAAAGGGAGG ATCTTTCTGA
- the LOC120294107 gene encoding LOW QUALITY PROTEIN: 4-hydroxyphenylpyruvate dioxygenase-like (The sequence of the model RefSeq protein was modified relative to this genomic sequence to represent the inferred CDS: inserted 1 base in 1 codon), producing MGKQNDGGDATGSDEFKLVGFSNFVRSNPXSDRFPVRCFHHVEFWCSDATNVSRRFAWGLGMPVVAKSDLSTGNATHASYLCRSGDLCFLFTAPYSPSIASSEGLDPSATASLPSFSYSDCVAFAAKHGLGVRAIALEVEDADAAFRTSVAHGARPVSPPVVLDGRAAIAEVHLYGDVVLRYVSYKTQASDRGDSWFLPRFEPSVEVSSFPLDFGILRLDHAVGNVPELGPAISYVKRFTGFHEFAQFTKDDVGTADSGLNSIALANNDETVFVPMKEPVFGTKRKSQIQTYLEHNEGAGLQHLALISEDIFRTLREMRKRSSVGGFEFMPSPPPTYYRNLKARAGDVLTDEQIKECEELGILVDRDDQGTLLQIFTMPVGDRPTIFIEIIQRMGCMFTDDHGKQYQKAGCGGFGKGNFAELFKTIEEYEKMLEARRVSGPASA from the exons ATGGGCAAGCAGAACGACGGGGGTGACGCCACGGGCTCCGACGAGTTCAAGCTCGTCGGCTTCTCCAACTTCGTCCGGTCCAACC GGTCCGACCGCTTCCCCGTCCGCTGCTTCCACCACGTCGAGTTCTGGTGCAGCGACGCCACCAACGTCTCCCGCCGCTTCGCCTGGGGCCTCGGCATGCCCGTCGTCGCCAAGTCCGACCTCTCCACCGGCAATGCCACCCACGCCTCCTACCTCTGCCGCTCCGGCGACCTCTGCTTCCTCTTCACCGCCCCCTACTCCCCCTCCATTGCCTCCTCCGAAGGCCTCGACCCCTCCGCCACCGCTTCCCTCCCCTCCTTCTCCTACTCCGACTGCGTCGCCTTCGCCGCCAAGCACGGGCTCGGCGTCCGCGCCATCGCCCTCGAGGTCGAGGACGCCGACGCCGCCTTCCGCACCAGCGTCGCCCACGGCGCCAGGCCGGTCTCCCCGCCGGTCGTCCTTGACGGCCGCGCCGCCATCGCCGAGGTCCACCTCTACGGCGACGTCGTCCTCCGCTACGTCAGCTACAAAACCCAGGCCTCCGATCGCGGCGACTCCTGGTTCCTGCCTCGGTTCGAGCCGTCGGTCGAGGTCTCCTCCTTCCCGCTGGACTTCGGAATCCTGAGGCTCGACCACGCTGTCGGGAACGTCCCCGAGCTCGGCCCGGCAATCTCGTACGTGAAGCGGTTCACCGGCTTCCACGAGTTCGCCCAGTTCACCAAGGACGACGTCGGGACCGCGGACAGCGGGCTCAACTCGATCGCGCTGGCGAACAACGACGAGACGGTTTTCGTGCCTATGAAGGAGCCGGTGTTCGGGACCAAGAGGAAGAGCCAAATCCAGACCTACCTCGAGCACAACGAGGGCGCCGGGCTGCAGCACCTGGCGCTGATCAGCGAGGACATCTTCCGGACGCTGAGGGAGATGAGGAAGCGGAGCAGCGTGGGCGGGTTCGAGTTCATGCCGTCGCCACCGCCCACGTACTACCGGAACCTGAAGGCCCGGGCCGGGGACGTGCTGACGGACGAGCAGATCAAGGAGTGCGAGGAGCTGGGGATTCTGGTGGACAGGGACGATCAGGGGACGCTGCTCCAGATTTTCACCATGCCCGTGGGTGACAG GCCGACCATATTCATTGAGATCATACAGAGAATGGGGTGCATGTTCACGGACGATCACGGGAAACAGTATCAGAAGGCCGGGTGCGGAGGGTTTGGGAAGGGCAACTTTGCGGAGCTTTTCAAGACCATCGAGGAGTATGAGAAGATGCTTGAGGCACGGCGAGTCTCGGGGCCGGCCTCCGCCTGA